The following coding sequences lie in one Arachis ipaensis cultivar K30076 chromosome B03, Araip1.1, whole genome shotgun sequence genomic window:
- the LOC107631512 gene encoding 3-oxoacyl-[acyl-carrier-protein] synthase I, chloroplastic: MQAIHTPTLRVSPLDPLRKSTNPPISTRRASKRVSFTVSAAAVSPKVSAPQRQKDPKKRVVITGMGLASVFGNDVDTFYDRLLAGESGITTIDRFDASKFPTRFGGQIRGFSSEGYIDGKNDRRLDDCLRYCIVAGKKALENADLGGEKLNKLDKEKAGVLVGSGMGGLTVFSDGVQALIEKGHRKITPFFIPYAITNMGSALLGIDLGFMGPNYSISTACATSNYCFYAAANHIRRGEADLMIAGGTEAAIIPIGLGGFVACRALSQRNDDPKTASRPWDKDRDGFVMGEGSGVLVMESLEHAMRRGAPIIAEYLGGAVNCDAYHMTDPRSDGLGVSSCIQSSLEDAGVSPEEVNYINCHATSTLAGDLAEINAIKKIFKKTDGIKINATKSMIGHCLGAAGGLEAIATVKAITTGWLHPSINQFNPEPAVDFDTVANVKKQHEINVGISNSFGFGGHNSVVAFSAFKP; this comes from the exons ATGCAAGCCATTCACACACCCACGCTCCGCGTCTCTCCGTTGGACCCACTTCGCAAATCAACCAATCCTCCCATATCCACGCGCCGCGCATCTAAGAGGGTCTCCTTCACCGTCTCCGCAGCCGCCGTCTCCCCCAAGGTTTCGGCTCCTCAGAGGCAGAAGGATCCAAAGAAGCGCGTTGTAATCACCGGAATGGGCCTAGCCTCCGTCTTCGGCAACGACGTCGACACTTTCTATGACAGACTCCTCGCCGGGGAGAGTGGTATCACCACCATCGACCGCTTTGATGCCTCCAAGTTTCCCACCAGGTTCGGCGGCCAGATCCGTGGGTTCAGCTCCGAAGGCTACATCGATGGCAAGAACGACCGCAGGCTCGATGATTGTCTCCGGTACTGCATTGTCGCCGGTAAGAAGGCTCTCGAGAACGCTGACCTCGGGGGCGAAAAGCTCAACAAG CTTGACAAGGAAAAGGCCGGTGTTCTTGTCGGGTCAGGGATGGGTGGTCTTACAGTATTTTCGGATGGTGTTCAGGCTCTAATTGAGAAAGGACATCGCAAAATAACACCGTTCTTCATTCCTTATGCCATTACTAACATGGGTTCTGCTTTGCTTGGAATTGATCTTGGTTTCATGGGTCCAAACTATTCCATATCAACTGCATGTGCTACCTCCAATTATTGCTTTTATGCTGCTGCAAATCACATCCGCAGGGGAGAGGCTGATTTGATGATAGCTGGTGGGACTGAAGCTGCCATCATTCCAATTGGGTTAGGGGGTTTTGTTGCATGCAGGGCCCTCTCTCAGAGAAACGATGACCCTAAAACTGCTTCAAGGCCATGGGATAAAGACCGAGATGGCTTTGTAATGGGTGAAGGTTCTGGAGTTCTG GTAATGGAGAGTCTTGAACATGCCATGAGGCGAGGTGCGCCTATTATTGCTGAATATTTGGGAGGTGCTGTTAACTGTGATGCTTATCACATGACTGATCCAAGATCTGATGGGCTTggtgtttcttcatgcattcagAGCAGCCTTGAAGATGCTGGTGTCTCACCTGAGGAG GTCAACTACATCAATTGTCATGCAACTTCTACTCTTGCTGGTGACTTGGCAGAGATTAATGCTATTAAGAAGATTTTCAAGAAAACTGATGGCATCAAAATCAACGCAACAAAG TCTATGATTGGGCACTGCCTTGGTGCAGCCGGAGGTTTGGAAGCCATTGCAACAGTGAAAGCCATAACAACAGGGTGGCTGCATCCGTCAATCAATCAATTC AATCCAGAACCAGCAGTTGATTTTGACACAGTTGCCAATGTCAAGAAGCAGCATG